In Vespula vulgaris chromosome 10, iyVesVulg1.1, whole genome shotgun sequence, the following are encoded in one genomic region:
- the LOC127066623 gene encoding bromodomain-containing protein 2-like isoform X1: protein MSERINGVKMQQVDTISQNNSLDVEERERLCNIPKTSAPGKASATPATPGKEPPPREEPTVEPVNGVVQPPVVPPPNRPGRVTNQLQFLQKGVLKPVWKHQFAWPFQQPVDAKKLNLPDYHKIIKQPMDLGTIKKRLENTYYWSGKECIQDFNTMFTNCYVYNKPGEDVVVMAQALEKLFLTKVAQMPKEEVELDPPVPKGPKGKKAGRVGGPVGGMAGTTGSTGRGRPSSVAAAVTSSVPNSLAPSATSAGTTGVIPMPPLGTQAPASVPGSTNTTTIAPPSSMGVTPMATHNSLPQQVVPPTGGYHAQPAMDPQTASAVPPPPQVPTAPTVMPPSQPAKLKKGVKRKADTTTPTANSFEPLYAPLDSKNAKIPARRESGRQIKKPTRQGEDGLVPFHQANMPLIGAMAQQPQHTGGKSKEKLSEALKSCNEILKELFSKKHSGYAWPFYKPVDAELLGLHDYHDIIKKPMDLGTVKTKMDSREYKTAQEFASDVRLIFTNCYKYNPPDHDVVAMARKLQDVFEMRYAKIPDEPMGGMSGMKGSSSSASSSGSESSSDSDDSEEERTQKLVALQQELKAMQEQMRKLVEESGKKKSKKKKPDKPKSKPMSNKSSSLVGSHTGAMKELMKPSGGIPSVSDSVGTSIASVAMGASDLKIPGGMGGDLHHPAIAVGPNKTHTTGSLGHHLPTATNAKSKGKGRGPGKATAANTANKRPKANSRSSGNKKKSINQPPPITFDSEDEDNAKPMSYDEKRQLSLDINKLPGDKLGRVVHIIQSREPSLRDSNPDEIEIDFETLKPSTLRELESYVASCLRKKPHKKVSGKSKDEQIAEKKQELEKRLQDVTGQLGNVKKTAKKEDSSKSVDVVGTGGASGPSRLSASSSSSSDSDSSSSSLSSSTSDSSDSEAGNSSSRPPRKKTKKNAQSAPPPTTSTTVAPALNHTGGLLMNSQPTANSTGPIAKAASVTQSSNIPADQGGNSQQPVAVAAVTASQGMPVASHASMPAQPPRPTAMATAAPVKKPTPPPPTTSNPPTPSVSVPTPPPSVTPTNTNSVVASPVVPQAPQPPTSVNSYPNANTPVPTDGTTLNQQADLLQPYSTLASVPTTQTSLEQSLSIKKESHISMIPTLHTSNNTNLNLLPDVKNPVNMMPTSMASNLNLGNINMANLNMNLQQGLATHMSMHNQLENMINTTSPLTNIQNSHNVTMSQHSNGFPSIKRETSSPNMLNNNGIPGVNVGMNMGGMGSIFDPVPIVSMPMQISQIPIKKEEKQPLPISQPQIAQKAMDAGAIFAEMNALGLPPMGNHSSSQLMPEKKMTPPDSKNPASNFASAFKNKTVEQNVKNASSWSSLAQASSPQSTAGSSMKSAARDSFQAFKKQAKEKQDRQRALLEQQEMRRQQKEQAERERLRQENEKRREREEEDALEKVRKTVGDQQGNAMTATTRAEEVKAIVDTDSSSPSHSSNQDKAAAERERQRLREQERRRREAMAGAIDMNMQSDLMAAFEESL from the exons ATGTCTGAAAG aaTCAACGGGGTCAAGATGCAGCAGGTGGACACTATTTCACAAAATAATTCG TTAGATGTGGAGGAGCGAGAAAGGCTGTGTAATATACCGAAG acaaGTGCACCTGGTAAAGCATCAGCTACACCAGCTACACCAGGGAAAGAACCACCTCCTCGTGAAGAGCCAACAGTGGAACCCGTAAATGGTGTAGTGCAGCCACCAGTTGTTCCACCACCTAATCGACCTGGACGAGTTACAAatcaattacaatttttacaaaaaggaGTATTGAAACCAGTATGGAAACATCAATTTGCCTGGCCTTTTCAGCAACCGGTAGACGCGAAAAAGCTGAATTTACCG GACTATCACAAAATTATCAAACAACCGATGGATCTGGGTACAATAAAAAAGCGATTGGAAAATACGTATTACTGGAGCGGCAAAGAATGTATCCAGGATTTCAATACGATGTTCACCAATTGTTACGTTTACAACAAGCCAGGAGAAGATGTTGTTGTTATGGCACAAGCACtcgaaaaattgtttcttacaAAG GTTGCACAAATGCCAAAAGAAGAAGTGGAACTCGATCCTCCAGTTCCAAAAGGTccaaaagggaaaaaagcTGGCAGAGTAGGAGGACCAGTTGGCGGAATGGCAGGAACAACTGGAAGTACAGGAAGAGGTCGTCCTTCCTCGGTAGCAGCGGCTGTTACATCCAGTGTACCAAATAGTTTGGCACCTTCAGCTACATCGGCGGGTACAACAGGTGTCATACCTATGCCTCCTCTTGGTACACAAGCACCTGCTTCTGTACCAGGCAGTACGAACACGACCACCATTGCTCCGCCATCGAGCATGGGTGTTACTCCAATGGCCACTCACAATTCTCTGCCTCAACAAGTCGTCCCTCCAACGGGCGGTTACCATGCGCAGCCAGCTATGGATCCACAGACGGCTTCTGCTGTACCACCTCCACCTCAGGTTCCCACTGCTCCAACTGTAATGCCTCCATCTCAACCAGCCAAATTGAAAAAGGGAGTGAAGAGAAAGGCTGATACTACAACCCCTACGGCTAATTCGTTTGAACCATTATATGCCCCATTGGATTCAAAGAATGCTAAAATTCCTGCAAGACGAGAATCTGGTAGACAGATTAAAAAg CCAACGAGGCAAGGGGAAGACGGCTTAGTGCCATTCCACCAGGCCAACATGCCCCTGATTGGGGCAATGGCCCAACAG CCTCAACACACAGGTGGCAAATCCAAGGAAAAGCTTTCAGAAGCACTCAAGTCTTGTAATGAGATCTTAAAAGAATTGTTTTCTAAAAAGCATTcg GGTTACGCATGGCCTTTCTATAAGCCAGTTGACGCAGAACTATTAGGTCTGCATGACTATCATGACATTATTAAGAAACCAATGGATCTTGGTACCGTAAAG ACTAAAATGGACAGTCGCGAATATAAAACAGCCCAGGAATTTGCAAGCGATGTGAGGCTTATATTTACCAATTGTTACAAATATAATCCTCCTGATCATGATGTCGTTGCAATGGCTAGAAAACTTCAAGATGTATTTGAAATGAG GTATGCGAAAATACCTGATGAACCTATGGGAGGTATGTCAGGAATGAAGGGTAGCAGTAGTAGTGCAAGCAGTTCCGGTTCCGAAAGTTCTTCCGACAGCGACGATTCTGAAGAAGAACGTACACAAAAATTAGTTGCTCTTCAACAAGAG CTTAAAGCAATGCAAGAACAAATGAGAAAATTAGTAGAAGAAAGTGGTAAAAAGaagagcaagaagaagaagccggACAAACCAAAATCAAAGCCAATGAGCAATAAAAGTAGTAGTCTCGTTGGTAGTCATACTGGTGCCATGAAAGAACTTATGAAACCAAGTGGTGGAATTCCCAGTGTGTCTGATAGTGTTGGTACTAGTATAGCTAGTGTTGCAATGGGCGCAAGTGATCTAAAAATACCTGGTGGTATGGGTGGTGATCTTCATCATCCAGCAATAGCAGTAGGACCAAATAAAACACATACAACAGGAAGTTTAGGTCATCATTTGCCAACAGCGACGAATGCTAAATCAAAAGGTAAAGGAAGAGGTCCTGGAAAAGCTACTGCAGCAAATACTGCGAACAAAAGGCCGAAAGCAAATAGTAGATCAAGtgggaataaaaagaaatcaatcaatcaaccACCTCCCATAACATTTGATTCTGAGGACGAAGATAATGCAAAACCAATGTCTTATGACGAAAAGAGACAACTTAGCTTGGATATTAACAAACTGCCTG gAGATAAACTAGGTAGAGTTGTACACATAATACAATCTCGGGAACCTTCGTTGAGGGATTCGAATCCAGACGAGATtgaaattgattttgaaaCTCTAAAGCCTTCCACATTAAGAGAGTTGGAAAGCTACGTTGCATCATGCCTCAGGAAAAAACCAC ATAAAAAAGTTAGTGGAAAATCTAAAGATGAGCAAATAGcagagaaaaaacaagaattagAAAAGAGGTTGCAGGATGTAACAGGTCAATTGGGGAATGTGAAGAAAACTGCTAAGAAag AAGACAGTAGTAAATCAGTCGACGTAGTTGGTACTGGAGGAGCCAGTGGGCCTTCACGATTATCCGCTTcaagtagtagtagcagtgaCAGTGATTCGAGCAGTAGTTCACTTTCGTCGAGCACCAGTGATTCGAGCGACAGTGAAGCAG GAAACTCCTCCAGTCGTCCACctagaaagaagacgaagaagaatgcTCAAAGTGCACCACCTCCGACAACATCAACAACTGTTGCTCCG GCACTCAATCATACTGGAGGTCTATTAATGAATAGTCAGCCAACAGCAAATTCTACGGGACCAATAGCAAAGGCAGCATCGGTAACTCAATCTAGCAATATTCCTGCCGATCAAG gTGGCAACAGTCAGCAACCTGTAGCTGTAGCTGCTGTTACAGCAAGTCAAGGGATGCCTGTGGCAAGTCATGCATCTATGCCCGCACAACCTCCACGACCAACAGCAATGGCTACTGCTGCTCCTGTTAAAAAGCCAACGCCACCTCCTCCGACTACTTCTAATCCTCCGACTCCGTCAGTATCCGTACCAACACCACCACCCAGTGTTACTCCAACAAATACAAACTCTGTGGTGGCATCACCGGTTGTGCCTCAGGCGCCACAGCCTCCAACGTCTGTTAACTCTTATCCAAATGCGAACACACCTGTTCCAACGGATGGAACAACATTAAATCAACAGGCGGACCTTTTGCAGCCATATAGTACTCTAG CTTCTGTACCCACGACACAAACATCATTGGAACAAAGTCTTTCTATAAAGAAAGAGTCACATATATCAATGATTCCAACTCTTCATACAAGTAACAATACCAATTTAAATTTACTGCCAGATGTTAAAAATCCAGTTAATATGATGCCTACGAGTATGGCGTCGAATCTAAATCTgggaaatataaatatggctaatttaaatatgaatttacAACAAGGATTGGCGACACACATGTCAATGCACAATCAATTGGAGAATATGATAAATACAACATCACCTTTAACCAACATACAAAATTCGCATAATGTTACGATGTCGCAACATTCTAACGGCTTTCCAAGTATAAAGCGTGAAACTTCCTCGCCGAATATGTTGAATAACAATGGCATTCCAGGAGTTAATGTAGGAATGAATATGGGAGGAATGGGATCGATTTTTGATCCTGTTCCTATAGTTTCCATGCCAATGCAAATTTCACAAATAcccataaagaaagaagaaaaacagccTCTTCCTATTTCGCAGCCACAAATTGCACAAAAGGCAATGGATg CAGGAGCTATTTTTGCAGAAATGAATGCGTTAGGTTTACCACCAATGGGCAATCACTCGAGTTCTCAGCTCATGCCTGAAAAGAAGATGACGCCACCCGATTCAAAAAATCCTGCTTCAAACTTTGCGTCAGCTTTTAAGAACAAG ACCGTTGAACAAAATGTAAAGAACGCATCTTCGTGGTCGTCGTTGGCTCAAGCATCGAGTCCTCAATCTACTGCAGGAAGTAGCATGAAGAGCGCTGCCAGAGATTCTTTCCAAGCGTTCAAAAAACAAgccaaagaaaaacaagatagG CAAAGAGCACTATTGGAACAACAAGAAATGCGCAGACAGCAAAAGGAACAGGCTGAACGAGAACGATTGCgacaagaaaacgaaaagagaagagaacgagaggaggaggatgctttggagaaagtaagaaaaactGTTGGGGATCAACAAGGTAACGCGATGACCGCCACGACGAGAGCGGAAGAAGTGAAAGCCATTGTTGACACGGATAGCAGTAGTCCAAGTCATTCGTCTAATCAGGACAAAGCTGCTGCCGAAAGAGAACGACAAAGGCTACGGGAACAAGAACGGAGACGGCGCGAAGCG aTGGCTGGCGCGATTGACATGAACATGCAAAGCGATTTGATGGCTGCGTTTGAGGAATCATTATAA
- the LOC127066623 gene encoding bromodomain-containing protein 2-like isoform X3 — MSERINGVKMQQVDTISQNNSLDVEERERLCNIPKTSAPGKASATPATPGKEPPPREEPTVEPVNGVVQPPVVPPPNRPGRVTNQLQFLQKGVLKPVWKHQFAWPFQQPVDAKKLNLPDYHKIIKQPMDLGTIKKRLENTYYWSGKECIQDFNTMFTNCYVYNKPGEDVVVMAQALEKLFLTKVAQMPKEEVELDPPVPKGPKGKKAGRVGGPVGGMAGTTGSTGRGRPSSVAAAVTSSVPNSLAPSATSAGTTGVIPMPPLGTQAPASVPGSTNTTTIAPPSSMGVTPMATHNSLPQQVVPPTGGYHAQPAMDPQTASAVPPPPQVPTAPTVMPPSQPAKLKKGVKRKADTTTPTANSFEPLYAPLDSKNAKIPARRESGRQIKKPTRQGEDGLVPFHQANMPLIGAMAQQPQHTGGKSKEKLSEALKSCNEILKELFSKKHSGYAWPFYKPVDAELLGLHDYHDIIKKPMDLGTVKTKMDSREYKTAQEFASDVRLIFTNCYKYNPPDHDVVAMARKLQDVFEMRYAKIPDEPMGGMSGMKGSSSSASSSGSESSSDSDDSEEERTQKLVALQQELKAMQEQMRKLVEESGKKKSKKKKPDKPKSKPMSNKSSSLVGSHTGAMKELMKPSGGIPSVSDSVGTSIASVAMGASDLKIPGGMGGDLHHPAIAVGPNKTHTTGSLGHHLPTATNAKSKGKGRGPGKATAANTANKRPKANSRSSGNKKKSINQPPPITFDSEDEDNAKPMSYDEKRQLSLDINKLPGDKLGRVVHIIQSREPSLRDSNPDEIEIDFETLKPSTLRELESYVASCLRKKPHKKVSGKSKDEQIAEKKQELEKRLQDVTGQLGNVKKTAKKEDSSKSVDVVGTGGASGPSRLSASSSSSSDSDSSSSSLSSSTSDSSDSEAGNSSSRPPRKKTKKNAQSAPPPTTSTTVAPALNHTGGLLMNSQPTANSTGPIAKAASVTQSSNIPADQGGNSQQPVAVAAVTASQGMPVASHASMPAQPPRPTAMATAAPVKKPTPPPPTTSNPPTPSVSVPTPPPSVTPTNTNSVVASPVVPQAPQPPTSVNSYPNANTPVPTDGTTLNQQADLLQPYSTLASVPTTQTSLEQSLSIKKESHISMIPTLHTSNNTNLNLLPDVKNPVNMMPTSMASNLNLGNINMANLNMNLQQGLATHMSMHNQLENMINTTSPLTNIQNSHNVTMSQHSNGFPSIKRETSSPNMLNNNGIPGVNVGMNMGGMGSIFDPVPIVSMPMQISQIPIKKEEKQPLPISQPQIAQKAMDEMNALGLPPMGNHSSSQLMPEKKMTPPDSKNPASNFASAFKNKTVEQNVKNASSWSSLAQASSPQSTAGSSMKSAARDSFQAFKKQAKEKQDRQRALLEQQEMRRQQKEQAERERLRQENEKRREREEEDALEKVRKTVGDQQGNAMTATTRAEEVKAIVDTDSSSPSHSSNQDKAAAERERQRLREQERRRREAMAGAIDMNMQSDLMAAFEESL; from the exons ATGTCTGAAAG aaTCAACGGGGTCAAGATGCAGCAGGTGGACACTATTTCACAAAATAATTCG TTAGATGTGGAGGAGCGAGAAAGGCTGTGTAATATACCGAAG acaaGTGCACCTGGTAAAGCATCAGCTACACCAGCTACACCAGGGAAAGAACCACCTCCTCGTGAAGAGCCAACAGTGGAACCCGTAAATGGTGTAGTGCAGCCACCAGTTGTTCCACCACCTAATCGACCTGGACGAGTTACAAatcaattacaatttttacaaaaaggaGTATTGAAACCAGTATGGAAACATCAATTTGCCTGGCCTTTTCAGCAACCGGTAGACGCGAAAAAGCTGAATTTACCG GACTATCACAAAATTATCAAACAACCGATGGATCTGGGTACAATAAAAAAGCGATTGGAAAATACGTATTACTGGAGCGGCAAAGAATGTATCCAGGATTTCAATACGATGTTCACCAATTGTTACGTTTACAACAAGCCAGGAGAAGATGTTGTTGTTATGGCACAAGCACtcgaaaaattgtttcttacaAAG GTTGCACAAATGCCAAAAGAAGAAGTGGAACTCGATCCTCCAGTTCCAAAAGGTccaaaagggaaaaaagcTGGCAGAGTAGGAGGACCAGTTGGCGGAATGGCAGGAACAACTGGAAGTACAGGAAGAGGTCGTCCTTCCTCGGTAGCAGCGGCTGTTACATCCAGTGTACCAAATAGTTTGGCACCTTCAGCTACATCGGCGGGTACAACAGGTGTCATACCTATGCCTCCTCTTGGTACACAAGCACCTGCTTCTGTACCAGGCAGTACGAACACGACCACCATTGCTCCGCCATCGAGCATGGGTGTTACTCCAATGGCCACTCACAATTCTCTGCCTCAACAAGTCGTCCCTCCAACGGGCGGTTACCATGCGCAGCCAGCTATGGATCCACAGACGGCTTCTGCTGTACCACCTCCACCTCAGGTTCCCACTGCTCCAACTGTAATGCCTCCATCTCAACCAGCCAAATTGAAAAAGGGAGTGAAGAGAAAGGCTGATACTACAACCCCTACGGCTAATTCGTTTGAACCATTATATGCCCCATTGGATTCAAAGAATGCTAAAATTCCTGCAAGACGAGAATCTGGTAGACAGATTAAAAAg CCAACGAGGCAAGGGGAAGACGGCTTAGTGCCATTCCACCAGGCCAACATGCCCCTGATTGGGGCAATGGCCCAACAG CCTCAACACACAGGTGGCAAATCCAAGGAAAAGCTTTCAGAAGCACTCAAGTCTTGTAATGAGATCTTAAAAGAATTGTTTTCTAAAAAGCATTcg GGTTACGCATGGCCTTTCTATAAGCCAGTTGACGCAGAACTATTAGGTCTGCATGACTATCATGACATTATTAAGAAACCAATGGATCTTGGTACCGTAAAG ACTAAAATGGACAGTCGCGAATATAAAACAGCCCAGGAATTTGCAAGCGATGTGAGGCTTATATTTACCAATTGTTACAAATATAATCCTCCTGATCATGATGTCGTTGCAATGGCTAGAAAACTTCAAGATGTATTTGAAATGAG GTATGCGAAAATACCTGATGAACCTATGGGAGGTATGTCAGGAATGAAGGGTAGCAGTAGTAGTGCAAGCAGTTCCGGTTCCGAAAGTTCTTCCGACAGCGACGATTCTGAAGAAGAACGTACACAAAAATTAGTTGCTCTTCAACAAGAG CTTAAAGCAATGCAAGAACAAATGAGAAAATTAGTAGAAGAAAGTGGTAAAAAGaagagcaagaagaagaagccggACAAACCAAAATCAAAGCCAATGAGCAATAAAAGTAGTAGTCTCGTTGGTAGTCATACTGGTGCCATGAAAGAACTTATGAAACCAAGTGGTGGAATTCCCAGTGTGTCTGATAGTGTTGGTACTAGTATAGCTAGTGTTGCAATGGGCGCAAGTGATCTAAAAATACCTGGTGGTATGGGTGGTGATCTTCATCATCCAGCAATAGCAGTAGGACCAAATAAAACACATACAACAGGAAGTTTAGGTCATCATTTGCCAACAGCGACGAATGCTAAATCAAAAGGTAAAGGAAGAGGTCCTGGAAAAGCTACTGCAGCAAATACTGCGAACAAAAGGCCGAAAGCAAATAGTAGATCAAGtgggaataaaaagaaatcaatcaatcaaccACCTCCCATAACATTTGATTCTGAGGACGAAGATAATGCAAAACCAATGTCTTATGACGAAAAGAGACAACTTAGCTTGGATATTAACAAACTGCCTG gAGATAAACTAGGTAGAGTTGTACACATAATACAATCTCGGGAACCTTCGTTGAGGGATTCGAATCCAGACGAGATtgaaattgattttgaaaCTCTAAAGCCTTCCACATTAAGAGAGTTGGAAAGCTACGTTGCATCATGCCTCAGGAAAAAACCAC ATAAAAAAGTTAGTGGAAAATCTAAAGATGAGCAAATAGcagagaaaaaacaagaattagAAAAGAGGTTGCAGGATGTAACAGGTCAATTGGGGAATGTGAAGAAAACTGCTAAGAAag AAGACAGTAGTAAATCAGTCGACGTAGTTGGTACTGGAGGAGCCAGTGGGCCTTCACGATTATCCGCTTcaagtagtagtagcagtgaCAGTGATTCGAGCAGTAGTTCACTTTCGTCGAGCACCAGTGATTCGAGCGACAGTGAAGCAG GAAACTCCTCCAGTCGTCCACctagaaagaagacgaagaagaatgcTCAAAGTGCACCACCTCCGACAACATCAACAACTGTTGCTCCG GCACTCAATCATACTGGAGGTCTATTAATGAATAGTCAGCCAACAGCAAATTCTACGGGACCAATAGCAAAGGCAGCATCGGTAACTCAATCTAGCAATATTCCTGCCGATCAAG gTGGCAACAGTCAGCAACCTGTAGCTGTAGCTGCTGTTACAGCAAGTCAAGGGATGCCTGTGGCAAGTCATGCATCTATGCCCGCACAACCTCCACGACCAACAGCAATGGCTACTGCTGCTCCTGTTAAAAAGCCAACGCCACCTCCTCCGACTACTTCTAATCCTCCGACTCCGTCAGTATCCGTACCAACACCACCACCCAGTGTTACTCCAACAAATACAAACTCTGTGGTGGCATCACCGGTTGTGCCTCAGGCGCCACAGCCTCCAACGTCTGTTAACTCTTATCCAAATGCGAACACACCTGTTCCAACGGATGGAACAACATTAAATCAACAGGCGGACCTTTTGCAGCCATATAGTACTCTAG CTTCTGTACCCACGACACAAACATCATTGGAACAAAGTCTTTCTATAAAGAAAGAGTCACATATATCAATGATTCCAACTCTTCATACAAGTAACAATACCAATTTAAATTTACTGCCAGATGTTAAAAATCCAGTTAATATGATGCCTACGAGTATGGCGTCGAATCTAAATCTgggaaatataaatatggctaatttaaatatgaatttacAACAAGGATTGGCGACACACATGTCAATGCACAATCAATTGGAGAATATGATAAATACAACATCACCTTTAACCAACATACAAAATTCGCATAATGTTACGATGTCGCAACATTCTAACGGCTTTCCAAGTATAAAGCGTGAAACTTCCTCGCCGAATATGTTGAATAACAATGGCATTCCAGGAGTTAATGTAGGAATGAATATGGGAGGAATGGGATCGATTTTTGATCCTGTTCCTATAGTTTCCATGCCAATGCAAATTTCACAAATAcccataaagaaagaagaaaaacagccTCTTCCTATTTCGCAGCCACAAATTGCACAAAAGGCAATGGATg AAATGAATGCGTTAGGTTTACCACCAATGGGCAATCACTCGAGTTCTCAGCTCATGCCTGAAAAGAAGATGACGCCACCCGATTCAAAAAATCCTGCTTCAAACTTTGCGTCAGCTTTTAAGAACAAG ACCGTTGAACAAAATGTAAAGAACGCATCTTCGTGGTCGTCGTTGGCTCAAGCATCGAGTCCTCAATCTACTGCAGGAAGTAGCATGAAGAGCGCTGCCAGAGATTCTTTCCAAGCGTTCAAAAAACAAgccaaagaaaaacaagatagG CAAAGAGCACTATTGGAACAACAAGAAATGCGCAGACAGCAAAAGGAACAGGCTGAACGAGAACGATTGCgacaagaaaacgaaaagagaagagaacgagaggaggaggatgctttggagaaagtaagaaaaactGTTGGGGATCAACAAGGTAACGCGATGACCGCCACGACGAGAGCGGAAGAAGTGAAAGCCATTGTTGACACGGATAGCAGTAGTCCAAGTCATTCGTCTAATCAGGACAAAGCTGCTGCCGAAAGAGAACGACAAAGGCTACGGGAACAAGAACGGAGACGGCGCGAAGCG aTGGCTGGCGCGATTGACATGAACATGCAAAGCGATTTGATGGCTGCGTTTGAGGAATCATTATAA